A DNA window from Macaca fascicularis isolate 582-1 chromosome 18, T2T-MFA8v1.1 contains the following coding sequences:
- the PSMG2 gene encoding proteasome assembly chaperone 2 isoform X2, giving the protein MGGMSSIIFLMDKDSRESFPVAFLRKLWLTFSKRCHVYSLPSRKLVALQLRSIFIKYKSKPFCEKLLSWVKSSGCARVIVLSSSHSYQRNDLQLRSTPFRYLLTPSMQRSVQNKIKSLNWQEMEKSRCIPEIDDSEFCIRIPGGGITKTLYDESCSKEIQMAVLLKFVSEGDNIPDALGLVEYLNEWLQIIKPLSDDPTASTSRWKIPSSWRLLFGSGLPPALF; this is encoded by the exons ATGGGAGGAATGAGCAGCATCATTTTTCTGATGGACAAGGACTCTCGTGAATCTTTTCCAGTTgcttttctgagaaagctttggTTGACTTTCTCAAAACGCTGTCATG tATATTCATTGCCTTCAAGAAAGCTGGTGGCTCTTCAGTTAAGATCCATTTTTATTAAG TATAAGTCAAAGCCATTCTGTGAAAAACTGCTTTCCTGGGTGAAAAGCAGCGGCTGTGCCAGAGTCATTGTTCTTTCGAGCAGCCATTCATATCAGCGCAATGACCTGCAGCTTCGCAG TACTCCCTTCCGGTACCTACTCACACCTTCCATGCAAAGAAgtgttcaaaataaaataaagagcctTAACTggcaagaaatggaaaaaagCCGGTGCATTCCTGAAATAGATGATTCCGAGTTTTGTATCCGCATTCCGGGGGGAGGCATCACAAAAACACTCTATGATGAAAG ctGTTCTAAAGAAATCCAAATGGCAGTTCTGCTGAAATTTGTTTCAGAAGGGGACAACATCCCAGATGCATTAGGTCTCGTTGAGTACCTTAATGAGTGGCTTCAGATAATCAAACCACTG AGCGATGACCCCACAGCATCTACCTCACGGTGGAAAATACCAAGTTCTTGGAGATTACTGTTTGGCAGTGGTCTTCCCCCGGCACTTTTTTGA
- the CEP76 gene encoding centrosomal protein of 76 kDa isoform X4 → MSLPPEKASELKQLIHQQLSKMDVHGRIREILAETIREELAPDQQHLSTEDLIKALRRRGIIDDVMKELNFVTDSVEQELPSSPKQPICFDRQSTLKKTNIDPTRRYLYLQVLGGKAFLEHLQEPEPLPGQVCSTFTLCLHYRNQRFRSKPVPCACEPDFHDGFLLEVHRESLGDGTRMADSTTMLSISDPIHMVLIKTDIFGETTLVASYFLEWRSVLGSENGVTSLTVELMGVGTESKVSVGILNIKLEMYPPLNQTLSQEVVNTQLALERQKTAEKERLFLVYAKQWWREYLQIRPSHNSRLVKIFAQDENGINRPVCSYVKPLRAGRLLDTPRQAARFVNVLGYERAPVIGGGGKQEQWCTLLAFLCRSKLIKKKKNCSTTNANFLEKEISWRG, encoded by the exons ATGTCGCTGCCTCCGGAGAAAGCCTCCGAGCTGAAGCAGCTCATCCACCAGCAGCTGAGTAAG ATGGATGTTCATGGCAGAATAAGAGAAATCCTTGCTGAGACTATACGGGAAGAATTGGCACCTGATCAACAACATTTATCAACAGAAGATTTGATCAAAGCCCTTAGACGTCGAGGAATCATTGATGATGTGATGAAAGAACTTAATTTTGTTACT GACAGTGTTGAGCAAGAACTCCCTTCCTCTCCAAAACAACCTATTTGTTTTGATAGacaatcaacattaaaaaaaa CTAATATTGATCCAACACGGAGGTATCTTTACCTTCAGGTTTTGGGTGGAAAAGCTTTCTTGGAACATCTGCAAGAACCTGAGCCTTTACCTGGACAAGTTTGTTCAACGTTTACTTTATGTTTACATTATCGAAACCAACGTTTTCGTTCAAAACCTGTTCCATGTGCCTGTGAACCAGATTTTCATGATGGCTTTTTACTTGAAGTACACAGAGAAAGCCTGG GTGATGGAACCAGAATGGCTGATTCAACAACAATGTTATCAATAAGTGATCCAATTCATATGGTGCTAATCAAAACAGACATATTTGGTGAGACGACTTTAGTAGCATCGTATTTTCTGGAATGGCGATCGGTTTTGGGCTCAGAAAATGGAGTGACCAGTCTGACTGTGGAACTTATGGGTGTAG gCACAGAATCAAAAGTTTCTGTgggaattttaaatataaaacttgaaATGTATCCACCACTCAATCAAACATTATCTCAAGAAGTAGTGAACACACAG ctTGCTTTGGAACGTCAGAAAACTGCAGAGAAAGAGCGATTATTTCTTGTATATGCCAAGCAGTGgtggagagaatatttgcaaattcgACCCTCACACAACTCACGACTCGTTAAGATTTTTGCACAG GATGAAAATGGGATAAATAGACCAGTCTGTTCCTACGTTAAACCACTTCGAGCTGGACGGCTTCTTGATACTCCAAGGCAAGCAGCAAGATTTGTTAATGTCCTTGGTTATGAACGAGCCCCTGTTATTGGAGGAGGAGGTAAACAGGAGCAGTGGTGCACTCTGCTGGCCTTTCTCTGTAGAAGCAAG ttaattaaaaaaaaaaaaaactgtagcaCCACCAATGCAAATTTTttggagaaagaaatttcttggcgag GGTGA
- the PSMG2 gene encoding proteasome assembly chaperone 2 isoform X1, protein MFVPCGESAPDLAGFTLLMPAVSVGNVGQLAMDLIISTLNMSKIGYFYTDCLVPMVGNNPYATAEGNSTELSINAEVYSLPSRKLVALQLRSIFIKYKSKPFCEKLLSWVKSSGCARVIVLSSSHSYQRNDLQLRSTPFRYLLTPSMQRSVQNKIKSLNWQEMEKSRCIPEIDDSEFCIRIPGGGITKTLYDESCSKEIQMAVLLKFVSEGDNIPDALGLVEYLNEWLQIIKPLSDDPTASTSRWKIPSSWRLLFGSGLPPALF, encoded by the exons ATGTTCGTTCCCTGCGGGGAGTCGGCCCCCGACCTTGCCGGCTTCACCCTCCTCATG ccaGCAGTATCTGTTGGAAATGTTGGCCAGCTTGCAATGGATCTGATTATTTCTACACTGAATATGTCTAAGATTGGTTACTTCTATACCGATTGTCTTGTGCCTATGGTTGGAAACAATCCATATGCGACTGCGGAAGGAAATTCAACAGAACTTAGTATAAATGCTGAAG tATATTCATTGCCTTCAAGAAAGCTGGTGGCTCTTCAGTTAAGATCCATTTTTATTAAG TATAAGTCAAAGCCATTCTGTGAAAAACTGCTTTCCTGGGTGAAAAGCAGCGGCTGTGCCAGAGTCATTGTTCTTTCGAGCAGCCATTCATATCAGCGCAATGACCTGCAGCTTCGCAG TACTCCCTTCCGGTACCTACTCACACCTTCCATGCAAAGAAgtgttcaaaataaaataaagagcctTAACTggcaagaaatggaaaaaagCCGGTGCATTCCTGAAATAGATGATTCCGAGTTTTGTATCCGCATTCCGGGGGGAGGCATCACAAAAACACTCTATGATGAAAG ctGTTCTAAAGAAATCCAAATGGCAGTTCTGCTGAAATTTGTTTCAGAAGGGGACAACATCCCAGATGCATTAGGTCTCGTTGAGTACCTTAATGAGTGGCTTCAGATAATCAAACCACTG AGCGATGACCCCACAGCATCTACCTCACGGTGGAAAATACCAAGTTCTTGGAGATTACTGTTTGGCAGTGGTCTTCCCCCGGCACTTTTTTGA